Proteins encoded by one window of Clostridium cagae:
- a CDS encoding CotS family spore coat protein yields the protein MNRIRYAERKSLCDYDLSFEFFNELGININDISPVRNVFIIYTDNGNKILKKVDCNEKKLTLINESLNYIKDKYNNIITYSEFENGSIYKTWKDKTYVVMDLLDGREACFTNPLEIKLCAENIALMHKASCGIREELIKKLNEDFLDESLEIKFKKAYDELSFFKELVSKYKYKNEFDNLFINNVDKYLQDIIDVEELLSKSKYIDLRKNGQTISLCHNDLAYHNFLIKKENVSIIDFDFLTIDLRIMDIADFILKSIKNSAFDIDKMLLAINSYEDVLPLMQEEKEILYILLYFPRDFYNISRDYYYKRKKWDYEVYLNRFNSKLNNEQFRKDFIKEYKYYILSEH from the coding sequence ATGAATAGGATTAGATATGCTGAGAGGAAGTCTCTATGTGATTATGACTTGAGTTTCGAATTTTTTAATGAATTAGGAATTAACATAAACGATATAAGTCCAGTAAGAAATGTATTTATAATATATACTGATAATGGTAATAAAATTTTAAAAAAAGTAGACTGTAATGAAAAAAAATTAACTTTAATTAATGAATCACTAAATTATATAAAAGATAAGTATAATAATATAATAACTTATAGTGAGTTTGAAAATGGCTCAATATATAAAACTTGGAAAGATAAAACTTATGTTGTAATGGACTTATTAGACGGAAGAGAAGCATGTTTTACAAACCCTTTAGAGATAAAATTATGTGCTGAGAACATTGCATTAATGCATAAGGCTTCTTGTGGTATTAGAGAAGAATTAATAAAAAAATTAAATGAAGATTTTTTAGATGAATCCTTGGAAATAAAATTTAAGAAAGCATATGATGAACTTAGTTTTTTTAAAGAGCTCGTAAGTAAATATAAATATAAGAATGAATTTGATAATCTGTTTATTAATAATGTTGATAAATATTTGCAGGATATTATAGATGTTGAAGAATTACTCTCAAAAAGCAAATATATTGATTTAAGAAAAAATGGACAAACTATATCATTATGTCATAATGATTTAGCATATCATAATTTTTTAATAAAAAAAGAGAATGTAAGTATAATAGACTTTGATTTTTTAACTATAGATTTAAGAATAATGGATATAGCAGATTTTATATTAAAATCTATAAAAAATTCTGCATTTGACATTGATAAGATGCTATTAGCAATAAATTCTTATGAAGATGTTTTACCATTGATGCAAGAAGAAAAGGAAATATTATATATATTATTATATTTTCCAAGAGATTTTTATAATATATCTAGAGATTATTATTACAAGAGAAAGAAATGGGATTATGAAGTTTATCTAAATAGATTTAATTCAAAATTAAATAATGAACAATTTAGAAAAGATTTTATAAAAGAATATAAATATTATATTTTATCAGAGCATTGA
- a CDS encoding carboxypeptidase-like regulatory domain-containing protein: MSGRISVCSICPRENEQIDAVIKLCKDRRSCIYGTVIDEDGAAVPDAVVKLLQITGCGGKTPVPLTHTFTDKYGQFLLGPLCPGKRYMLKVYKDNITIRYAPLDVDCYEGSCIGVNGTRNDSEEDSDGCCGSNHGGCCR, from the coding sequence ATGAGCGGAAGAATAAGTGTATGTTCTATTTGTCCTAGAGAAAATGAACAAATTGATGCAGTAATTAAATTATGCAAAGATAGAAGAAGTTGCATTTATGGAACAGTAATAGATGAAGATGGCGCTGCTGTACCTGATGCTGTAGTTAAATTATTACAAATTACTGGATGTGGAGGAAAAACTCCAGTGCCATTAACTCACACTTTTACTGATAAATATGGTCAATTTTTACTTGGACCTTTATGCCCAGGTAAAAGATATATGTTAAAAGTATACAAAGATAATATTACAATTAGATATGCTCCACTAGATGTTGATTGTTATGAAGGATCTTGTATAGGCGTAAATGGTACAAGAAATGATTCAGAAGAAGATTCAGATGGCTGCTGTGGAAGTAATCATGGTGGTTGCTGCAGATAG
- the eutH gene encoding ethanolamine utilization protein EutH — protein MNNILLSIIAFFFLIGAIDYIEGDKLKLSTYFQDGIQAMGSLAISMVGILSLTPFLTQVLTKFLIPIAQKLYLDASIFPASLIAIDMGGFNLSSELALSNSMGNFSGILMSSILGCTISFTLPLAVGLVREELMEIVFKGILCGIITMPVGLFVGGIMLKVQVYTLIYNLLPVILLSIILTLGIIFRPRKLIIIFKYLGKMIMFISIIGLIIQGVYSISGIKLLNNIMPIEEVITIVGRIALFLGGAYVMLEVIKRSLSKPLNRISKLFNINLNSIAAIIGSLASAIVIFSNFDKLDDRGKVICTAFSVGGAYVFGGQMGYVSSVAPKVLSIYIFIKLLCGILAVLFALIYLKYEQKYKK, from the coding sequence ATGAATAATATATTATTAAGTATTATAGCATTTTTCTTTTTAATTGGTGCCATTGACTATATAGAAGGAGATAAATTAAAATTATCTACTTATTTTCAAGATGGCATACAAGCAATGGGATCACTAGCTATATCAATGGTTGGGATATTATCATTAACGCCATTTTTAACACAGGTTCTAACTAAATTTTTAATCCCAATAGCACAAAAATTATATTTAGATGCATCTATATTTCCAGCAAGTTTAATAGCAATTGATATGGGAGGCTTTAATTTATCTAGTGAATTAGCGTTATCTAATTCTATGGGAAATTTCTCAGGGATATTAATGTCATCAATTTTAGGTTGTACTATTAGTTTTACTTTGCCATTGGCTGTAGGTTTAGTGAGGGAAGAACTGATGGAAATAGTATTTAAGGGAATTTTATGTGGCATTATAACAATGCCTGTAGGTTTATTTGTTGGAGGAATAATGTTAAAGGTACAAGTATACACTTTAATTTATAATTTACTTCCTGTAATATTACTCTCAATAATTTTAACTTTAGGCATAATTTTTAGACCCCGAAAACTAATAATAATTTTTAAATATTTAGGAAAAATGATAATGTTTATAAGTATAATAGGATTAATCATACAAGGGGTTTACTCTATTTCAGGAATAAAGCTTTTAAATAATATTATGCCTATTGAAGAAGTGATTACTATTGTTGGAAGAATAGCTTTGTTTTTAGGTGGGGCATATGTAATGCTAGAAGTAATAAAGAGATCATTAAGCAAACCTTTAAATAGAATAAGTAAACTTTTTAATATCAATTTGAATTCTATTGCTGCCATTATTGGAAGTTTAGCTTCAGCAATTGTTATATTTTCAAATTTCGATAAACTAGATGATAGAGGTAAAGTTATTTGTACAGCATTTTCAGTTGGAGGTGCATATGTATTTGGAGGGCAAATGGGGTATGTATCAAGTGTAGCTCCAAAGGTATTGTCTATATATATTTTTATAAAATTACTTTGTGGTATATTAGCAGTACTTTTTGCTTTAATTTATTTAAAATATGAGCAAAAGTATAAAAAATAA
- a CDS encoding Veg family protein, which yields METIKTISSIKKDIEKHVGDKVTLRANGGRKKILVNDGVIDSVYDSIFVIKLKTDTPRTVTYSYSDVLTKTVQLVFPQSI from the coding sequence ATGGAAACAATAAAAACAATTTCCTCAATAAAAAAAGACATAGAAAAGCACGTAGGTGATAAAGTAACCTTAAGAGCTAATGGAGGAAGAAAAAAGATTCTAGTTAATGATGGAGTAATTGACAGCGTATATGATAGCATATTTGTAATAAAACTAAAGACTGACACCCCAAGGACTGTGACATATAGTTACTCAGATGTATTAACAAAGACTGTACAATTGGTATTTCCGCAATCAATATAA
- a CDS encoding ABC transporter substrate-binding protein, translating to MRNILKYCLTFFVTVVIIISCVLYIQDDNNPKVKGYINVFVKEDSYEYLKQCSDKFMEDNNKAHIEINSIDDYSEILNNEIYNKYKFTNVLLLNRLEFENLNENNIIKYKDMRKILDTYSKNFSKSRINQVRIEDKSIGVPLNSKPIVLYIRSDMLREYGYSSDDINTWDDFIKLGIDIYNRSNGTVQILNATGSDYEDLISLIIMQYIDEDKTEDTIKNEVKERIDTLRNNNILNLNSDGKFLARISSIDAMRELKALDVECEWTAINPPSISLGTNRFYCEEGDNLIVLDDEQENAELVEKFITYLITNTKVSMDYIQEGKFFSSFLYTYKNIKTEGEIKNFTGKSPLVVMSNIEERAPIMKQYDKYIKIKSELLD from the coding sequence ATGAGAAATATACTTAAATATTGCTTAACTTTTTTTGTAACTGTAGTCATCATTATATCTTGTGTACTTTATATCCAAGATGATAATAATCCAAAAGTTAAGGGGTACATAAATGTTTTTGTAAAAGAAGATTCATATGAATACTTAAAACAATGCAGTGATAAATTCATGGAAGATAATAATAAAGCCCATATAGAGATTAATAGTATTGATGATTATAGTGAGATACTAAATAACGAAATATATAATAAATATAAATTTACCAATGTATTATTATTAAATAGATTAGAATTTGAAAATTTAAATGAGAATAATATTATTAAATATAAGGATATGAGGAAGATTTTAGATACATATTCTAAGAATTTTTCAAAGTCAAGAATAAATCAAGTTAGAATAGAAGATAAATCAATAGGAGTTCCATTAAATTCTAAACCAATTGTATTATATATAAGATCTGATATGTTAAGAGAGTATGGATATAGTAGTGATGATATTAATACTTGGGATGATTTTATAAAATTAGGTATTGATATATATAACAGAAGTAATGGAACCGTGCAGATTCTAAATGCTACAGGAAGTGATTATGAGGACTTGATTAGCTTGATTATTATGCAATATATAGATGAGGACAAGACAGAGGATACTATAAAAAATGAAGTTAAAGAAAGAATAGATACCCTTAGAAATAATAACATATTAAATTTAAATAGTGATGGAAAATTCTTGGCCAGGATATCTTCAATTGATGCAATGAGAGAGCTTAAAGCATTGGATGTAGAATGCGAATGGACTGCAATTAACCCTCCAAGCATAAGTTTAGGAACTAATAGATTTTATTGTGAAGAAGGAGATAATTTAATAGTCTTAGATGATGAGCAAGAAAATGCTGAATTAGTAGAAAAATTTATAACATATTTAATAACTAATACAAAAGTTTCAATGGATTATATTCAAGAAGGAAAGTTTTTTTCTAGTTTTCTTTATACTTATAAAAATATAAAAACTGAAGGTGAAATTAAAAATTTCACAGGAAAAAGCCCTCTCGTTGTAATGAGCAACATAGAAGAGAGAGCTCCAATTATGAAACAATATGATAAATATATTAAAATAAAAAGTGAACTTTTAGATTGA
- a CDS encoding CotS family spore coat protein, translated as MMREFEIERQFDIKIETIKANKGVYYLKTNKGERCLKRINYGPQKLLFVYGAKEHLIKNGFGDLDRYYLNVNDEPYALVNEDLYTLSEWLEGRECDFRNIDEVKIAAKTLACMHEASKGYDPPENSKLKSDLGRWPHLMEKRTKSLDKMKDIIRKKNIKNDFDMIYLKSVEFYRELGKQALQTLKESNYYELCMIAEEEKTFCHHDFTYHNIIIDSNEKPHIIDFDYCKREVRTFDISNFMIKVLKRVDWNIDFAKAIIESYNSVSKLRDDEYKVLFAYLQFPQRYWRLANRYYYNEVNWGQNTFTNKLSSIIEEKDKFLSFLNEFKKEYNIE; from the coding sequence ATGATGAGGGAATTTGAAATTGAAAGGCAGTTCGATATTAAGATAGAAACAATTAAGGCTAATAAGGGTGTTTACTATCTTAAGACTAACAAAGGCGAACGATGCTTAAAAAGGATAAATTATGGACCTCAAAAATTATTATTTGTATATGGTGCAAAAGAACATTTAATAAAGAATGGTTTTGGCGATTTAGATAGATATTATTTAAATGTTAATGATGAACCATATGCACTAGTAAATGAGGATTTATATACTTTATCGGAATGGTTAGAAGGTAGAGAGTGCGATTTTAGAAATATTGATGAGGTGAAAATAGCAGCAAAAACTCTTGCCTGTATGCACGAAGCATCTAAAGGATATGATCCACCAGAAAATTCAAAATTAAAGAGTGATTTGGGAAGATGGCCTCATTTAATGGAAAAGAGAACAAAATCTCTGGATAAAATGAAGGACATTATAAGAAAGAAAAATATAAAGAATGATTTTGATATGATATATCTAAAATCAGTAGAATTCTACAGGGAGTTAGGTAAACAAGCTTTACAAACATTAAAAGAATCAAATTACTATGAATTATGTATGATTGCAGAAGAAGAAAAGACATTTTGTCATCATGATTTTACTTATCACAATATAATTATAGATAGTAATGAAAAACCACATATAATAGATTTTGACTATTGCAAAAGAGAAGTTAGAACTTTTGATATAAGTAATTTTATGATAAAAGTTTTAAAAAGAGTAGATTGGAACATTGATTTTGCTAAAGCTATTATTGAATCATATAATTCAGTATCCAAACTTAGAGATGATGAATATAAAGTTTTATTTGCATACTTACAATTCCCACAAAGATATTGGAGACTAGCGAATAGATATTATTACAATGAAGTTAATTGGGGACAAAATACATTTACTAATAAACTAAGTTCAATAATAGAGGAAAAAGATAAATTCTTATCATTCTTAAATGAATTCAAAAAAGAGTATAATATTGAATAA
- the yabG gene encoding sporulation peptidase YabG, with translation MDIGDVVVRKSYDKDITFKIIDIKNEDGKNVFILKGISIRIIADSSEEDLEEVNDKFIASQDKILNTRVNDAIKKALSVRTDFREKANKAPKIKHDNELMFGRPGKILHVDGDSDYMETCLKVYKQLSLDAVGRCVPESKQPGIIVDLVREIKPDIVVLTGHDGVLKDSRNYLDLNNYRNSKYYLESIKALRDYNSSYDELVIFAGACQSCYECMLDAGANFASSPSRVLIHCLDPVFVCEKIAYTRIDEIVSIRDVIENTITGIKGIGGLQTRGKYREGYPKSPFI, from the coding sequence ATGGATATAGGAGATGTAGTAGTAAGAAAGTCTTATGATAAAGATATTACATTTAAAATAATAGATATTAAAAATGAAGATGGAAAAAATGTGTTTATTTTAAAAGGAATAAGTATAAGAATTATAGCTGACTCTTCAGAAGAAGATTTAGAAGAAGTTAATGATAAATTTATTGCTTCACAAGATAAAATTTTAAATACAAGAGTAAATGATGCAATAAAAAAAGCACTATCTGTGAGGACTGATTTTAGGGAAAAAGCTAATAAAGCACCAAAGATAAAACATGATAATGAATTGATGTTTGGTAGACCAGGAAAGATACTACATGTAGATGGTGATAGCGATTATATGGAGACTTGTTTGAAAGTATATAAGCAGTTATCACTAGATGCAGTTGGAAGGTGTGTTCCTGAGAGTAAACAACCTGGTATTATAGTTGATTTGGTAAGAGAAATAAAACCAGATATAGTAGTTCTAACAGGTCATGATGGAGTATTAAAAGACTCTAGAAATTATTTAGATTTAAATAATTATAGAAATTCTAAATATTATTTGGAATCTATTAAGGCATTAAGAGATTATAATTCTAGTTATGATGAATTAGTTATATTTGCAGGAGCATGTCAAAGCTGTTATGAATGTATGCTTGATGCAGGAGCTAATTTTGCATCATCTCCAAGCAGAGTTTTAATCCATTGTTTAGATCCAGTTTTTGTTTGTGAAAAAATAGCTTATACAAGAATAGATGAAATAGTTTCTATTAGAGATGTTATAGAGAATACAATAACAGGCATAAAGGGGATAGGAGGATTACAAACAAGGGGAAAATATAGAGAAGGTTATCCTAAATCACCATTCATTTAG
- a CDS encoding spore coat protein, translated as MQYLNSKGIDIAGKYFEYDKNITNKKAIDQVKTMVNLQKILLGYNNESLIRIKSTIGKEIESYKVQIRRLQRDYENIMNRGIENDFEKLIISDGRRLLNQANKAIGYIYSHNYFGIIERSMNREELCIGRSDQGNLRFNGNIQIGSLKYISYNLVEEDLYKYIKRIKRKNNSIDEEELIKVFVYESHLSNYSINYLRALCSFPRDTLKIWEKYRVNKKLKTYEEFSKEFKNSIEYESKIFI; from the coding sequence ATGCAATATTTAAATAGTAAGGGAATAGATATTGCGGGAAAGTATTTTGAATACGATAAAAATATAACAAATAAAAAAGCTATAGATCAAGTAAAAACAATGGTTAATCTCCAAAAAATTTTATTAGGATATAATAATGAGTCTTTGATTAGAATTAAGAGTACTATAGGGAAAGAAATTGAGAGTTATAAGGTTCAAATAAGAAGATTACAAAGGGATTATGAGAATATAATGAATAGAGGAATAGAAAATGATTTTGAAAAACTAATTATTTCAGATGGTAGAAGATTATTAAACCAAGCAAATAAAGCAATAGGTTATATATATTCTCATAATTATTTTGGAATTATAGAAAGAAGTATGAATAGAGAAGAATTATGTATTGGAAGGAGTGATCAAGGAAATTTAAGATTTAATGGAAATATTCAAATAGGAAGTCTGAAGTATATATCATATAACTTAGTAGAAGAAGATTTATATAAGTATATAAAAAGAATTAAAAGAAAAAATAATTCTATAGACGAAGAGGAATTAATAAAAGTTTTTGTGTATGAATCACATTTATCTAATTACAGTATAAATTATTTGAGAGCCTTGTGTAGTTTTCCAAGAGATACTTTGAAAATATGGGAAAAGTATAGAGTTAATAAAAAATTAAAGACATATGAAGAATTTTCAAAAGAATTTAAAAATAGTATAGAATATGAAAGCAAAATATTTATTTGA
- a CDS encoding CotS family spore coat protein codes for MRNNDMVLKIKNYIEENYEIEVDNLEKVKNSYKIISKDKGYSIKIIKYNFEHFYFILSAIKHLQQNKFSKIPEFIRTKNGKEYISLDGKYAYLTEWIPSRVSNYDNPLELAKVSNKLAELHECSKNFTINDRMQPRIGWFSWEDVFKTRSNEILDFKNRISQKANKSNFDLLYLKNIDKELKRAEKSIEGLKRNNYMEIMKKEVFKSGFCHHDYANHNILIDNNNEINIIDFDYCILDSHLHDLSSLCIRSMKYGKWEDKKADLILKNYQDIIELKKEEIPLMREFIRFPQCFWQLGIQVYWEQQSWGEEFFINKLNKYLDDCYEREAFIEDYFKGGD; via the coding sequence ATGAGAAATAATGATATGGTATTAAAAATAAAGAATTATATTGAAGAAAATTATGAAATAGAAGTAGATAATTTAGAGAAGGTTAAAAATAGTTATAAAATAATATCAAAAGATAAGGGTTATTCTATAAAAATTATAAAGTATAATTTTGAACACTTTTATTTTATTTTGTCTGCAATTAAACATCTACAGCAAAATAAATTTAGTAAGATTCCTGAATTTATTAGGACTAAAAATGGTAAAGAATATATTAGTTTAGATGGAAAATATGCATATTTAACAGAATGGATACCATCTAGAGTAAGCAATTATGACAATCCATTGGAACTAGCTAAGGTGTCTAATAAATTAGCAGAATTACATGAGTGTAGTAAGAATTTCACAATAAATGATAGGATGCAACCTAGGATAGGTTGGTTTTCTTGGGAAGATGTATTTAAAACAAGATCTAATGAAATATTAGATTTTAAGAATAGGATAAGTCAAAAGGCTAATAAGTCAAATTTTGACTTATTATATTTAAAAAATATAGATAAAGAGTTAAAAAGAGCTGAAAAAAGCATTGAAGGTTTAAAAAGAAATAATTATATGGAGATAATGAAGAAAGAAGTATTTAAATCAGGATTTTGCCATCATGATTATGCAAATCACAATATTTTAATTGATAACAATAATGAAATTAATATAATTGATTTTGATTATTGTATATTGGATTCTCATTTGCATGATTTATCATCTCTTTGTATAAGAAGTATGAAATATGGAAAATGGGAGGATAAAAAAGCAGATTTAATATTGAAAAATTATCAGGATATAATTGAATTGAAAAAAGAAGAAATTCCACTAATGAGAGAATTCATTAGATTTCCACAATGCTTCTGGCAATTAGGAATACAAGTATATTGGGAGCAACAATCTTGGGGAGAAGAATTTTTTATTAACAAATTAAATAAATACTTAGATGATTGTTATGAAAGAGAAGCATTTATAGAGGATTACTTCAAAGGAGGAGATTAA
- a CDS encoding glycosyltransferase family 4 protein encodes MRIGIDGRAAKWYRGTGIGTYTHELIRSLNTIDNTNNYLIFMPKCDSLNNLNDNFSIQNVESSDDYDNFWDEIKVPNILNNSDMEIYHVPQNGIGISKNINCKKVITLHDIIPLRMPETVSDRYLRIFNDELPGILENCHGIITVSEFSKNDIAKEFNFPKENIYVTPLAAEEIYRPLSKCQCKKIVSEKYHIDDNFILYVGGFSPRKNILGLIDAYSKLPYSTMEKTKLVIVGKKGQSYFRYKERAEKLGVSSNVIFTGFIPLEDMPLFYNATEVLVYPSFYEGFGLPPLECMACGTPVIVSNVTSLPEVCYESALLIDPNNIDELSYDIQRVLENSVLKLTMVNKSLKRSSKYSWSKTAYETINAYKSILTENKTPIK; translated from the coding sequence ATGCGAATAGGAATAGATGGCAGAGCTGCAAAATGGTATAGAGGCACTGGTATTGGCACATATACTCATGAATTAATTAGAAGCTTAAATACTATTGATAATACTAATAATTATTTAATATTTATGCCAAAGTGTGACTCTCTAAATAATCTAAATGATAACTTTTCAATACAAAATGTAGAATCAAGTGATGATTATGATAACTTCTGGGATGAAATTAAAGTTCCTAATATTTTAAATAATTCAGATATGGAGATTTATCATGTTCCTCAAAATGGAATTGGAATTTCTAAAAATATTAATTGTAAAAAAGTAATTACACTTCATGATATTATTCCACTTAGAATGCCAGAAACTGTTAGTGATAGATATCTTAGAATCTTTAATGATGAATTGCCTGGTATATTAGAAAATTGTCACGGTATAATTACTGTCTCTGAATTTTCTAAAAATGATATAGCTAAGGAATTTAATTTTCCAAAAGAAAATATATATGTTACTCCACTTGCAGCAGAAGAAATTTATAGACCATTAAGTAAATGCCAATGTAAAAAAATAGTTAGTGAAAAGTACCATATAGATGATAACTTTATTCTTTATGTAGGTGGCTTTAGTCCACGCAAAAATATATTAGGATTAATTGATGCATACTCAAAACTCCCTTATAGCACAATGGAGAAAACTAAACTTGTTATTGTGGGAAAAAAAGGACAATCTTATTTTAGATATAAAGAACGTGCTGAAAAATTAGGAGTATCCTCTAATGTAATATTCACAGGTTTTATTCCTCTTGAAGATATGCCTCTATTTTACAATGCAACTGAAGTTTTAGTTTACCCATCATTCTATGAGGGATTTGGACTTCCTCCACTAGAATGTATGGCCTGCGGTACACCTGTTATAGTATCTAATGTCACATCTCTTCCAGAGGTATGCTATGAGTCTGCTCTATTAATAGATCCTAATAACATAGATGAATTATCTTACGACATCCAAAGAGTGTTAGAAAACAGTGTTTTAAAATTAACTATGGTTAATAAGAGCTTAAAGAGAAGTTCTAAATACTCATGGAGTAAAACTGCTTATGAAACTATAAATGCCTATAAATCAATATTAACTGAAAATAAAACTCCAATAAAGTAA
- a CDS encoding glycosyltransferase family 4 protein yields MEIAIDARSSTLHQGTGIGTYTNNLISNMLSVNSEDNFTLFCSGKFNKDFINENTDIIYSSGKHSGFYEKYYIPNILKEKKIDLYHIPQNGIGLENSDAYKKVVTIHDLIPYIMPETVGKGYLERFLKDMPEIIYNSDGILTVSEYSKKDILKFFNGYPEDKIFVTPLAANSKFKLLNKINCKNYLSTKFNINESFALYIGGFSSRKNVLGLIKAYMNTYKDLKKPYKLVLVGGLKDEGEKLLDFVKINNLEDNVIFPGYVNDDLLPIFYNACDVFVYPSFYEGFGLPPLEAMSCGAPVISSTLSSIPEVTSNNAILINPYDEEALKNSLVEVLNNDSLKSDLSKKGYNRSLQFTWRQAAIKTLDAYKKIIQS; encoded by the coding sequence ATGGAAATTGCTATAGATGCTCGTAGTTCTACATTACATCAGGGGACAGGTATAGGAACTTACACTAACAATCTTATATCTAATATGTTATCTGTAAATTCTGAAGATAATTTCACTTTATTTTGTTCTGGAAAATTTAATAAAGACTTTATTAATGAAAACACAGATATTATATATTCTTCAGGAAAACATTCCGGTTTTTATGAAAAATATTATATTCCAAATATATTAAAAGAAAAAAAAATAGATCTTTATCATATTCCACAAAATGGAATCGGGTTAGAAAATTCTGATGCATATAAAAAAGTAGTCACTATACATGACCTAATTCCTTATATAATGCCTGAAACAGTTGGAAAAGGATATTTAGAACGTTTCCTTAAAGATATGCCTGAGATTATTTATAATTCAGATGGTATACTTACAGTTTCTGAATATTCAAAAAAAGATATATTAAAGTTTTTTAATGGTTATCCTGAAGATAAAATATTTGTAACCCCACTTGCAGCTAACTCTAAATTTAAACTTTTAAATAAAATAAATTGTAAAAATTATTTAAGTACAAAATTTAATATAAATGAATCTTTTGCTTTATATATAGGTGGATTTAGTTCAAGAAAAAATGTTTTAGGACTTATCAAAGCATATATGAACACATATAAAGATTTAAAAAAACCATATAAATTAGTTTTAGTTGGTGGATTAAAAGATGAAGGTGAAAAATTATTAGATTTTGTTAAAATCAATAATTTAGAAGATAATGTTATCTTCCCTGGATATGTAAATGATGATTTATTACCTATTTTTTATAATGCATGCGACGTGTTTGTATATCCTTCTTTTTATGAAGGTTTTGGACTTCCTCCATTAGAAGCAATGAGTTGTGGTGCTCCAGTAATATCATCCACACTCTCTTCAATTCCTGAAGTAACTTCCAATAATGCAATACTTATTAACCCTTATGATGAAGAAGCCTTAAAAAATTCATTAGTTGAAGTTCTCAATAATGATAGTTTAAAATCTGATTTATCTAAAAAAGGGTATAATAGAAGCCTCCAATTTACATGGAGGCAAGCAGCAATAAAAACATTAGACGCTTATAAAAAGATTATACAATCTTAA